Part of the Maridesulfovibrio sp. genome, GCCTTGCTGTAATATGCAGGCCAGACGCCTTGGGAAAACATATCCGGGCGTTTGGAAAGCAGTTGGCACATTCCGGGAATGCGTTTTTTGGCTTCTTCCTGAGCTGAGAGTGATTTAGAAAATTTACTGTTCATGTCTATAGTCCGGGTTGATAATACCCATTCTTGTGGCGTCAATGAAAACGCCGTTATGTAAGAAATGTTTTTTATATATGCCTTCGACGGTAAAACCGTTTTTTTCAAAGGCTTTTACAGAGCCGATGTTGTTTGCATAGGCCCCGGCTGTTAAGCGGTGGATATTCAGGGTCTTAAAAGCGTACTCGATCACCAGCCCGATGGCCTCGGAACCGTATCCTTTACCCCAGCATTCCTTTTCTCCAATCAGTAGTCCTATCTCGGCATGGGAGTGTGCGGTGTTCAGAGGCCCCATTTTTATATTACCCACATGGCGGCCACTGTCCTTTTCGCAGATGGCAAAAAGGATATTGTCCGGGGACTCAATCATCGCTTTTACGAAGTCTTTTACCGAATTCAAAGTCTGGGTGGTAAACCGTGATTCCAGATATTGATTAATCTGCGGATCATTCATCCAGTTGACGTAGCTCTCCGAGACATCGTCCAAGCTGATCGGGCGCAAGTAAACATTTTTACCGTTTACAATCAGATTTTCAGGTTTATCCAAGCCGTCCATGGCTATTTCCACAATACCGGATTAAGTAATTTCTCCGGTACCTTGTTAAAAATTGTTTTGACTTCCTCGACAAGACCATTGGGCAGTTTGCAGCTGAATGATTCGATGTTTTCCAGCATCTGCTCCGGCAGTTCGGCTCCCACCAGAATCTTTGCTTGTGGATAAGCCTTTGCTGCATATCCCAAGGCCAGATTTTGAATGGAAAGACCGGATGCTTTAACTAACGCATTCAATCTTTTAATGAAAGGAGCTGCGAATTTCATGTGTTCCGGGAGATTTGTGGAATCCATGAACATCAGCCCTTGCAAGAAAACGCTGCGCACGTAAATGGTCTTGCCGGACTCAATTGCTTTCTCAAAGACACCGGAGTCTTCAAAACGGCGGTCAAAAAGATTTGAGGGCAGTTGAATAAGGTCAATTCCGTCTGTCTCAACGGCGCGGACGGCCATTTCCGGTGTATAAACCGAAATGCCGATTTTATCCGCCAGTCCCTGCTTACGTATTTCCTTGGTCTGCTCTTTGATTCCCTTGTCCCACATAGGCAGGAAATCTTCTTTGTGGATCATGTAGCCGTAGAATTTTTCAATGCCCAGATTGTCCAGCGACTTGCGGATTGCTTTTCCCATGCTTCCGGGGTGTAGCAGATCAAGTTGTGGGTGTGGTTTGCTGATAATTTTGGCCTTGTTCTCAAGGTCCAGATTACGCAGGCTTTTTCCGAGGACGTTCTCGCTTTCGCCATAAGCTTGGGCGGTATCGAATTCACGACCTCCGTTTTCCCATGACGCAGCTACAATTTCGTCGGCAAGTTGTTGATCCGGTTGCCCGGCTTGATTGGCTATGCCGTAGCTCATGCCGAGCTGGGCTGTTCCCAACACTAGCCGGGACATATCTATCTCGGGCATCTACTTATCGCTCACTTCTGCCAAGGCTGCTTTAACAGTTACCACAACATGATTTACATCTTCATCTTCCATCAATGGGAACATAGGCAGGGAAATCAAACCATCATATGCTTCTTCGGCAACCGGGCACATACCTTCATGGGTGCCGAAGTTGTCTTTGTAGTATGGATGCAGATGAACCGGGATGTAATGAACCTGCACACCAAGACCGTGTGCGCGCAGGTAGTCGAAAACTTCTTTTCGTTTTTCGCTGCGGTTTTTTCCTTCCAGATTGATCACGTAAAGATGGTAGGCATGTTCGGACCCTTCCAGCTTACCAAGCGGAGTCAGTCCATCCATAGCAGCAAATTTTTCGTCATACATTGCTGCAATTTCGCGTCTTCTCTTAATCCACTCTGGGAGTCTGGAGAGCTGGCTTAAGCCGAGCGCACACTGAAAATCGGTGATTCGGTAGTTGAAGCCGAGGTCCTGCATTTCGTAGAACCAACCGTCTCGTTGTCTGAAATCAGCGGTAATACCGTGGTTTCTGAAAATGCGCATGCGTTTGTCGTATTCGGCATTGTCAGTCACAGCCATACCGCCTTCTCCGGTGGTCATGTGCTTGACCGGATGAAAGCTGTACAGGGTTATGTCTGCCAGAGATCCGACTTTTTTCCCGTTAAGGCTGCCGCCGATGGAGTGGCAGCCATCTGCGGCAAGGAAAAGGCCGTGTTTGTCAGCGATCTTGCGCAGAGCTTCATAGTCGCAGGGCTGGCCAGTATAATCGACGGCAATGATTCCCTTGGTTTTGGGAGTAATCTTTTTCTCCACTTCAGCAGGATCAATAAGCAATGTTTTCGGGTCAACGTCGGCAAAAACCGGAATTGCCTTCATGTATGCTACGCAGTTGGCAGAAGCGGCAAAGGTCATTGGCGGAACAATGACCTCGTCGCCTTCTTTAACGTCAAAAGCATACATTGCGGCGTGCAGAGCAGCTGTTCCGCTGTTAACTGCAACGCCATGGGCTACACCGGATATCTCCGCCACAGCTTGTTCGAATTCCGCAACTTTTGGTCCGGTGGTCAACCAGCCGGAAGTCAGGGCGTCTGTGACGGCCTTGAGGTCCTGTTCGTCTATTGACTGTCGACCGTAAGGAATATTCTTGGATATGCCCATCTGAGGATGCCTACTTGTCGATTTTCAGGGTTGAAACCATTTTGATGAGACCTTCCTCATCAACCCAGTCCACGTTGCTGTCGGATGTGTATTCAAATCCTTCAGCAACAGGTGCGCCACCGATCATTTCAGCATGTTTAGCCATGAACTGGGAGTCGGGCTTGATTACGTAGTATTCATCAAATTCAGCAGTGTTGCGGGCATCATCTACAGAAATCATCATTTCATGCAGTTTTTCGCCGGGGCGGATGCCGATGATCTTCTGTTCGCAGTCCGGGCCCATGGCTTTAGCCAGATCGGTAATTTTCATACTAGGAATTTTCTGGACGAAAATTTCACCGCCGACCATTTTTTCAAAACCGTCCAGAACAAATTGGACTGCGTCTTCGAGAGTGGTCCAGAATCTGGTCATGCGCGGATCAGTGATGGTCAGGATCCCGGTTTCTTTCTGTTTCTGAAAAAGGGGAATGACACTGCCTCGGCTTCCCACAACGTTACCGTAGCGGACAACACTGAATTTAGTATCTCCCGATGCAGCATAGAGGTTGCCGGCCACAAAAAGTTTGTCGGAGCAAAGTTTGGTGGCACCGTATAGGTTGACCGGGCTTACTGCCTTGTCTGTGCTCAAGGCAACCACTTTTTCTACACCCAGATCAATGGCGGTGTTGATGATATTCTGGGCACCGATGATGTTGGTCTTAATTGCTTCAAAGGGATTGTACTCAGAAGCGGGAACCTGTTTCATGGCAGCTGCATGGATTACGTAGTCTACTCCTCTGAAAGCACGGTAGAGCCTTTCTTTATCACGGACGTCGCCGATGAAGTAACGCATGCAGGGAAATTCTGTGTCGGAGAATTTACGCGACATTTCGTACTGTTTGAATTCGTCACGGCTGTATATGATTAATCTTTTGGGAGAGTATTTTTCCAAGATCATTTTAACACATTTATGCCCGAAAGAGCCTGTTCCGCCGGTGATCAGAATACTTTTTCCGTTAAACATTATATTCTCCTCTTAACCCTTGAGGGTGTTTTTATCTTCAATAAGGCGGATGCCTTTGTCTTCAATTCTGTATACTTTGTCGCACTGCTCAATGGTTGAGAGTCTGTGCGCGATAATAATCAGTGTCTTGCCTTCGCTGACTTTAAAAATGTGATCCATAATCCGTTTTTCAGTCTGGCTGTCCAGAGCCGAGGTTGCTTCATCAAGAACCAGAAGGTCCGGATTACCGTACAACGCTCTGGCAATGGCTATTCGCTGCTTCTGTCCCCCGGACAGTTGAGAACCGTCTTCACCTACCGGTGTTTCAATCCCTTCATTCTGTTCAAGGAAAGGGGTTAGTTCAGCTTTATCTAGAGCCTTTTTTATTTGCTGTTCATCCCGTTTTCGCCCAAAAGTGACATTTTCGGCCACTGTTGAGTCGAAAAGGTATATTGATTGCGGAATATAGCCAATTTTTTCACGCCATGTGAGCATGTTTTTTTCGGTAAGTATTTTGCCGTCAACGGTGATCTTACCGGAGAAGGAGGTGTACATTCCAATTATAATGTCCGCAAGGGTACTTTTCCCCGCTCCGCTCTCTCCGATCAGGGCAATTTTTTCGCCCTTTTTAATATTCATGGAAATGTTTTCCAGCACCAGATCTTCAGTGTAACCAAAGCTCATTTTCCTAATATCGATCTGTTCATTAAATTCAAGTGGGGCATTGCCCAGTTTGTGGGTCTCAATGTTTAGATCATCATGGAGAAGTTCGATGCTCTTGGTGTAGTAGAGCATGTTATTGTAACTACTTAATATTCTGTTTACTGAGGGCAGCATGCGGTACATGGCCAATGCAAATAGTGAAACAATCGGGATGATAGTTGTCACATTGTGACCATGCATAAGTGCGTATATAAGTGCAGCGATGAGCAGGGAGAAACCGATACTCTCCAGCGAAAGTCGCGGCACGGTGTTATATGTGTTGTTCATAACCATGGCGTTAACGTATCCCTGTCCGGATTTGTACAGGGCTTTGACCGCTGTTTCTTCGCCAGCCATTAGTTTGATAAATTTAAGGTTGTTCAGTGTTTCGCTTATCGTACGATAATATATTTCCTGAAAGTGATTACGTTTGAGCCCTTCCTTTTTAATCAATCGGGAAATGACGTTGACAAGTAATAAGACCATCAAGCCGAGAAATCCAGTTAGGATCAGTGTAACCTTCCAATTGACCACCAGAAGGGCGGTATAAAGAAAGGAAGAAACGAAAAGCTCCGAGATTAACAGTAGCAAGGAATAAAAAAACATGGCTGCGTTAGTTGTCTCGGTAATGAGTTTTTTCGAGAGATCGGAACTGTTCCGGGTGGTCATATCTTGATATTTGATATGAACGTAGTTGGAGAATATTCTAGTGGCCAGAGAAAGAAAAATTCCCTGTGAATATTTCTGAATTAAATACATGTAACAGAGATTGAATATACCTCTGGATACATAAAAGCCAATGAGCACGAATCCGAAGGTCACGACAAATGATTGAACATCACTGAATCCGAGCAGGCTGTAGGCAAAATTGTAATACTTATTATTCGTAACCAGCGAAAAGTCACTTGCAACGGAAATAAATGGTAAAATAGCCGAAATGCCTACAGTCTCGATTCCAGAGATAAGGATGGACAGCACGACTAACCCGAAAATACTTTGTTTCTGGGTTGTATTTAAGAGTCCGGAGATCTTTTTGATCATGATAGAGGTTAAATCCTTTCCTTAATCTTCAATCTCATAGTCATTCATGTACCAGTCCACAGTCTTTTTCAGACCTACCTCAAGAGGAACTTCCGGTTCGTAACCGAGCACTTTCCATGATTTGGAAATGTCGGAAAGGCGGTCTTTTACCGCATCCCAGTTACGTCTCTCTTTGAATACGATTTTAGAGGATGAGCCGGTGTATTCAATGATCATTTTGGCAAGATCAATGATCTGGGTCGGTTTTCCGGTGCCGCCGTTGAAGATATCACCATCTTTTACTTCGGAAAGGGCGGCGAGAGTCAATAACTGGGCGGTGTTACCCACAAAAGTGAAATCGCGGGTCTCGGTGCCGTCGCCGGTGATGAAAAGCGGGTCGCCCTTGATGGCACGTACAATAAAGTTGGGGATGACATTGCGGTATGCACCGTGCGGTTCATAAGGGCCGTAGGTATTGAAAACCCTGATAGAAACCGCCGGGATTTTAAACATGGAAGCGTAGTATTTCACATACAGTTCAGCTGTATATTTGTTGATGGCATACGGGGTTTCGTGGGGATAAATATAGTCTCTCTCGTTCATCATGGCAGCGTTGCCGTAAACGCATGAAGAAGAAGTGTAGACAAATTTCTTAAGCTCTGTATTTTCTTTGCAGATCTCAAGCAGGTTCATGGTGCCGATGATGTTGGCCTGCACATCCTTGAAAGGATGATCAACGGAGTTCTGGTTGGCGAAATGAGCTGCCAGATGGAAAACATAGTTTGGCTTGAACGCATCCATTTGCTCGCGGTAGGAGTCGATCTGCCCGATATCGGCTTTAATGAAAGTGATCCGCTCATCTTCCGGAAGGTAATTCTTATATCCAGAGGACAGGTCATCAAGAACCATCACCGATCCGGCTCCGGCTTTAAGCAGTCTTTCAATAAGATTCAGTCCGATGGCACCGGCGCCGCCGGTTACAAGTACTTTGGCATTATTCATCAAAAAGGGCCTCACGAATGTTTTCGTAGCTGTTGTTCATGTCGTAGTGGTCTTTTCCTTCTTTGTGCAATTCAGCCAGATCAGTTGAATCCAGTCTGCGCACAAGTGCGGCAATAGAAGGAACATCGGCACTGTCAGCCACCAGCAGCTCTTTCTGGATGTCACGCACTATTTGGGTGGTGGTGGATGAGAGAGGGCTCAGGGCCACCACGGGTTTGCCCGCACCGATGTAGTCGGCGAGCTTGGAAGGAAAGAACGGGGAATCCTTAAGCGGGGCATCGATGACCAGCAGGATATCCGCTTCGGAAAGGATTTCTATTGAATCCAGATAGGGAACCGGATCAAAGAATCTGATCAGCTCCGGGCATTTTTTTTCTGCCAACTGACGCTCTTCTTCCTTCATCCGTCCGTAGAAGTGAAATTCGAGATTTTGTGGCTTGACTTTGTGAACAGCATCAATGAGCGGCGCAGCTGAACGTAAGCCGTAGATATTACCTGTATGGGCAATGATCTTCTTGGATGGTTCTGTTTGTCGGCGTGAGTATAGGTCCGGATCAAATACATGAGGCAGGACTTTGATCTTGTTGATGTCAGCATTAAGTCCTTTTACGAATAGATCTTTGGTCTTTTCTGAGGTTACAGTGATTGTGTCCGCTCTTGATATCACTGTTTTTTCGTATAATTCGTTAATCTTGCGTTGGATTCCTGTGCGGTATGAAAGGTACGGATTCAGGGTCCACGGATCGGAAAAGTGAGCGGTCCAATGCAGGTTGCGGTCGGTTTCCTTTACAGCCAGCCCGGCAAGGTGGTTCACCAGCGGGGTTGAGTGGGTATATAGACCATCAATCTGAAATTCTTTGATCAGCTTGATAGCTGCTTTGGCTGCAGGAAATTTCCACCAGAATTTGCGGTCGGTAATTTCCAGTCCGCCGCAAAGGTAATGCAGCCATTTTTCACCGGGAAGTCTGTTCACTCGGTGAATGGTTAGATTTTCATGATCTCGGAGCAGTTTCTGGTCCAGAAATTCAAAGTCGGGATTATCACAGCAGGTCAGCACATGAACCCGGTGCCCGTTCTGGGCCAGAGTCAGGGCGCGTCGCTGGACCTGAATGGATTCCGGCGAGAGGATCGGTGGAAAATCGTATGTTATGAACAGGATTGATTTTTTCATCTTGCTACGCTGAGTTTATAAAAATTCTCTGTAAAGGTCCGCATAGCGGGCTTCTGTCTGCTGGGGATGCCAATGGCTTTCAGCATATTCCCGGGCTTTTCTACCCATTTGTTCACGGTGGTCGGTAGCAGCCATTCTCTGCAGTGCATCGGAATATCCTGATGCGGAATTTTCAACAAGCTCCATCCAGCCGTCTTCGAATTCCGGGACCTGATTTTTGTTGTCCCGTTTGTTTACAATGATTGGTAAGCCGCTCAAGGAAGCTTCGAGTATGGTTTTCGGTATTCCATCGTAGTCGCTGTGAATGGCAAAAACATCGTATGAGCTGCTTTGCTCACAGACTTCGTCATTAGCCATGCGTCTGATGAAATCAACCTGACCGGGGCCTTCAATTCCCTTTGCCTGCTCCATCAGTCCGGTGCGTAATGGGCCGTCTCCCACAACAGTAAGCCGGGCACCGGTTTTTATGGCGGCTTCGATGAGTTTGTCTGGGTTTTTACCGGGAATGAGCCGTCCAACAGAGAAAATTTTTAGAGGTCCGTCAGCATCATAACTCTCTTTGGCTATGATTTTGTCAGGGTTTACCGCATTGTATATGGTTCTGATTTTGCCGGTCTTTCTTTTTTCTACGTAAGAAAGAATAGAGCGGTAAACGACTACTACGGAATCGGCGTTTTTCAGAGTCACGTTCTCCACTGCTGCAGAGAAGTGGTAGTAAAGGAAATTTTTCCAGCCGAAGCTGATATCACGGCGGTTTTCATCCGGATGAGTATGCAGGGAAACCACATAGGGAATTCCCAATTCTTTTTTGATTTCAGAGGCAACAAAGCCGTTAATGTAGTTGCCGTAGCTGCGAATAAGGTCCGGTTTTATTTCTTTCGCGAGCTTAACCCCTTCGGCAGCCCACCCTTTGAGCAGGGCGGGCCGCCAGAAGAGGGATTTAAGTAGCAGTGTTTTGTCGGCCGGAAGGTTGTGGAAGTGCAATCTTGCCTTCCCGGCCATTTTCTGCAGAGCTTCAGCATTGGGCTTGTCTCCGTTGGTCATCAGGATGTGTACATCATCGAAGACCTCCCCCGGATTGTAATAGCGAGAGGTTATCTCCCCCTTTTCTTCAAGGTGTGAAAGGGGGTCAGTGATGATATTCAGGAGGGTTTTGCCCATTCTGTCAGCTCTTTATTTCTTAAGAGTCAGGCTGTTTGAGCCTTCTTCTTCGTATTTATTATTACAACTTACGCATTCAAGGGATTGCGGAAGTATTTCACCGCATTCGCAAACCCAGCCGATTCTTTTGGCGGGGGTGCCGACCATGAGTGCGTAATCAGGTACATCTCTGGTCACAACCGCTCCAGCTCCGATGAAGGCATAGCTGCCTACAGTGTTGCCGCAGACGATGGTGCTGTTTGCACCAAGGGAGGCACCCTTTTTAATCAGGGTTTCGCGCACTTCATTCATGCGGTTCACATGAGCGCGGGGGTTGAACACGTTGGTGAAGACCATGGAAGGTCCGCAGAATACGTCATCTTCAAGGGTTACGCCCTTGTAGACGGAAACGTTATTCTGGATTTTGCAGCCGTTGCCGATGGTTACATCCGGTCCTGCAACAACGTTCTGACCTAGGTTGCAGTTCTCACCGATGGTGGTGTTCTTCATCACATGGGAGAAATGCCAGATTTTGGTTCCTGCACCGATAACCGCGCCAGCATCAACCACAGCGGTCTCGTGTACCTGCGCAGAAGCTGCTTTATCTTCACAATCCATCAGGACTTCGCAGCCCTTGTTGTTCATGGATTTCTGAGCAGCATTGAGTACTTTAAGGACTCTCAATCCTTCCTCTGCATCGGTTCTGGGGAGAACTTTTGATTCAATGCAATCGAGGAAATGTTTGCATTCGAGGAACAGGGGCTCATCCTGAGGGACTTCAACCCGTTCAGCGTCTGCTTTATTGGGTACGGGAATGTTGTTTTCCCATTCCACTTTGTGGGGGTAGAGCAGGAGCTTGTCTTCCCAAGGCTGGGTGTCGTCAAACACCGCCATCTTTTCATCACCGACCACAACCAGCTTCTGTTCTTTGAAGGGGTGCAGCCAGGAAACAAAAATGTGAGCCTTGGTTCCACTGGGGAACTCAAGGTGGGTCGTGGTGACGTCAGCAATGTGCTGATGCAAGTAGTTTCCGCCTGTGGCAATGACTTTTTCAGGCTCTTCTCCGGTAAGGGAGAGAATCATGGAAATGTCATGGGGTGCGAATGACCAGAGGATGTTTTCTTCGCGGCGAATTTTACCTAGGTTCAGCCTGTTGGAGTATATGTAGTTGATGCGGCCTAGTTCGCCGGATTCCACCAGTTCGCGCAATTTCACGAAGATGGGGTGGTACTGCAGCAAATGACCTACCATGAGGATAAGGTCTTTATCCTTGGCTATCTTGATCAGATCTTCAGCTTCTTTTTCATCAAGCACCAGCGGTTTTTCCACATAAACATGCTTGCCGGAAAGCAGGGCTTCCTTGGCAAGGTTGAAGTGGGTTTCCGCTGGGGTAGCGATGATGATTCCGCCGATTTCGTCGTTGGAAAGCACATCTGCATAGGAAAGCACAGTTTCAACTTCAGGGTATTGCTCCTTGAAGCTGGCCAGTGTTTCTGCGTTAGTGTCGCAGATCATTTTCAGCGCACCGGTACGGTCATAGTTACGGACAAGGTTTTTGCCCCAGTAACCGGAACCGACTACAGCAACTTTAAGCTCGCTCATGGGAATCTCCCTTATGCGTTTTTGATTGCGTCAGCGATCAGTTCCTGCTGTTCCCTTTCAAGGTAGGGATGCATGGGAATTGCGAAAATGCGTTTCGCTGCGTCTTCACTGATCGGGCAGTCTCCTTCTTTGTATCCGAGATCCTTAAATGCGGTCTGCAGGTGCAGAGGGATGGGATAGTAGATGGGGGAAGGTACGCCTTTTTCTTTCAGTGCAGCCTGAATACGATCGCGGTGGTCGCCATCTTTGGCCAGCGGGCAGTACTGAGCCCATACGGAACGGTACCCTTCGGGAACGCTGGGGACAGTCAGTCCTTCAGCGTCAGCGAGGAGTTCCGCATAGGTGTCTGCAACTTTGTCGCGCAGATCTACTTCTTTGGGGAAAATGTCAAATTTTGCCTGCAAGATAGCTGCCTGCAGGGTGTCGAGTCGGCCATTGATACCGAGGCGCACGTTGTCGTATTTGTCAGGACCCTGTCCATGCACGCGGTGGGAACGCAAACGTTCGATCAGATCGTCGTCGTCGGTGAAGCACATGCCGCCATCGCCGTAGCAGCCAAGGGGCTTTGCAGGGAAGAAAGAGGTGCAGGTAATATCGCCGAGGGAACAGGCGCGCTTGCCTTTATATTCACCGCCGAAGCCCTGTGCAGCATCTTCAATGATGAACAGGTCGTGTTTGTCGGCAATAGCCTTGATTGAATCGTAGTCTGCGGGCTGGCCGAAGATATCTACGGTGATGATTCCTTTGGGGGTAAGGCCTTCTACCTTAGGCAGGGGCATACCGTTATCAGCACCCTTAAGTGCTTCTATGGTCTTTTCGAGTTTATCAGGATCAATGTTGAAGGTCACTGGGTCAATATCCACGTAGACCGGAACTGCACCTAAAACAGCGACAGCTTCAGCGGTAGCGAAAAAGGTAAACGGAGTGGTGAAAACCGCATCTCCGGGCTTAATGTCTAGTGCCATGAGAGCAAGGGTCAGAGCATCAGTTCCGGATGCGCAGCCCAGGGCGTGCTTGGTGCCGCAGTATTCGGCAAGACGCTCTTCAAGGGCTGTTATTTCAGGACCCATGATGTAGGCACCGTGATTGAGTACCGCATCCATATTGGAACGAACCTGCTCTTCAATAAGAGAAAACTGTTTTTTAAGATCGATAAAAGGTATACCCATGAGATTATTTCTCCATGCTTAATGCGTTTTTATATTGATTAGACAACCTTCCAATTGGGTCGCCTCAAATAAATTTCACTTGTTTTGTCAAATTCTTCAGTATTGAGGACCATAAGTCTTATTTTGCGTTTGATAGCCTCTTCGGCTTTTGTGCAAAGGTCGCCGATACGTTCAGAG contains:
- a CDS encoding DegT/DnrJ/EryC1/StrS family aminotransferase; its protein translation is MGIPFIDLKKQFSLIEEQVRSNMDAVLNHGAYIMGPEITALEERLAEYCGTKHALGCASGTDALTLALMALDIKPGDAVFTTPFTFFATAEAVAVLGAVPVYVDIDPVTFNIDPDKLEKTIEALKGADNGMPLPKVEGLTPKGIITVDIFGQPADYDSIKAIADKHDLFIIEDAAQGFGGEYKGKRACSLGDITCTSFFPAKPLGCYGDGGMCFTDDDDLIERLRSHRVHGQGPDKYDNVRLGINGRLDTLQAAILQAKFDIFPKEVDLRDKVADTYAELLADAEGLTVPSVPEGYRSVWAQYCPLAKDGDHRDRIQAALKEKGVPSPIYYPIPLHLQTAFKDLGYKEGDCPISEDAAKRIFAIPMHPYLEREQQELIADAIKNA